One region of Miscanthus floridulus cultivar M001 chromosome 19, ASM1932011v1, whole genome shotgun sequence genomic DNA includes:
- the LOC136528546 gene encoding uncharacterized protein, with protein sequence MEKLAATMAFCEALLDGTSAPSSGAAGYGSSATGGGNVVALLDAATKKWPVEKLVATMAFCEAPLDGTSAPSSVAARGASASATGGGNVVALLDAAAKKWPVERLVTTLAFCEAPFDGTFDGTTSAPSSGAAGAAAPRQPTSPRPAAAAKTRRR encoded by the coding sequence ATGGAGAAGCTCGCTGCCACAATGGCCTTCTGCGAGGCGCTGCTCGACGGCACCTCGGCACCGTCGTCGGGTGCCGCCGGGTACGGCTCCTCCGCAACGGGCGGCGGCAATGTGGTGGCGCTGCTGGACGCAGCCACGAAGAAGTGGCCGGTGGAGAAGCTCGTGGCCACGATGGCCTTCTGCGAGGCGCCACTCGACGGCACCTCGGCTCCGTCGTCGGTGGCCGCCAGAGGGGCCAGCGCCTCCGCAACTGGCGGCGGCAACGTGGTGGCGTTGCTGGACGCGGCCGCGAAGAAGTGGCCGGTGGAGAGGCTCGTGACCACACTGGCTTTCTGCGAGGCGCCGTTCGATGGCACCTTCGACGGTACCACCTCGGCTCCGTCGTCGGGTGCCGCCGGGGCAGCAGCGCCTCGGCAGCCAACGTCCccgaggccggcggcggcggcgaagacgCGGCGGCGTTGA